Proteins encoded together in one Corallococcus soli window:
- a CDS encoding HEAT repeat domain-containing protein produces MSDERPDALLKSALEKIVYFEARAQQLHGELANARDELSHLREDLAQAHQRELDLRRELAELEVRSGRALGEREELTRLNHALRLERNQLMEKLLDASRIHSSGQPRGASDDDDDELGFDLASFISQLRSEVILRNDAVPPVRTPMRGPAVPLKTPEPQVPWTERPAPPVPQRASAAYVAGDAGLSPVAREAQRLQNEGRLRVSPEQMAELSGHAGSPTDETLFGFSVRELSAADAAARVRAAERLKALAHPAAAPALAAALHAETDAMAQVALLQAFAGLCREEGASVVSPLLSSPVPEVRIAALKALLVLAPRDAAPHLAQAMKDSDRSVRRRASLLALGLEGETARRLGEDAIHDTDSEVRALAALALGAGRGENARALLLEALGDREVRVRKAAAQSLSRILGQDVSAVVALEDTHRRREIRRLATLPVKPVRATLEVKAVAPVVAQRANGAQAVGVVAPQVMSAAQQVNGVQAVNVAPVAANAAQQANLNAAPVAANAAQQVPAQVPPQAMSAVQQVSAARQAVLDAAQQALTIAQAANATQQANVNAAQAAVNVARQAVANASSQAAVDAARHAVNGAQAAVPALAVATVGVARGAPSVMQGAVPARAANGGPVSFASAPAPSRPVASVPAAPPPAQAPSVRLTPVQAALVAMGAPPPTRIPAPPVTPPVPPRRGPSPVEALCGAMLQEVRVAVRGRSLPELTAGLSAPAELAQEAVALLVARGAIVRRGHKYFAA; encoded by the coding sequence GTGAGTGACGAGCGTCCGGACGCGCTGCTCAAGAGCGCACTCGAAAAGATCGTCTACTTCGAGGCCCGTGCGCAGCAGTTGCATGGCGAGCTGGCGAACGCGCGCGACGAGCTGTCGCACCTGCGTGAAGACCTGGCGCAAGCGCACCAGCGGGAGCTGGACCTGCGCCGGGAGCTGGCGGAGCTGGAGGTCCGCAGCGGCCGGGCCCTGGGGGAGCGCGAGGAGCTGACGCGGCTGAACCACGCGCTGCGCCTGGAGCGCAACCAGTTGATGGAGAAGCTGCTGGACGCCAGCCGCATCCATTCCTCCGGGCAGCCGCGCGGCGCGTCCGACGACGATGACGACGAGCTGGGGTTCGACCTGGCGTCGTTCATCTCGCAGCTGCGCAGCGAGGTGATCCTCCGCAACGACGCGGTGCCGCCGGTGCGCACGCCGATGCGCGGGCCCGCGGTGCCGCTCAAGACGCCGGAGCCCCAGGTGCCGTGGACGGAGCGCCCCGCGCCGCCGGTGCCGCAGCGGGCCTCGGCCGCGTACGTGGCGGGGGACGCGGGGCTGTCGCCGGTGGCGCGCGAGGCGCAGCGGCTTCAGAACGAGGGCCGCCTGCGGGTGAGCCCGGAGCAGATGGCGGAGCTGTCCGGCCACGCGGGCAGCCCCACGGACGAGACGCTGTTCGGGTTCTCCGTGCGGGAGCTGTCGGCGGCGGACGCGGCGGCGCGGGTGCGCGCGGCGGAGCGGCTGAAGGCGCTGGCGCATCCGGCGGCGGCGCCCGCGTTGGCGGCGGCGCTGCACGCGGAGACGGACGCGATGGCGCAGGTGGCGCTGCTCCAGGCGTTCGCGGGGCTGTGCCGGGAAGAGGGCGCGTCGGTGGTGTCGCCGCTGCTGTCCTCGCCGGTGCCGGAGGTGCGCATCGCGGCGCTCAAGGCGCTGCTGGTGCTGGCGCCCCGGGACGCGGCGCCGCACCTGGCGCAGGCGATGAAGGACTCGGACCGCTCGGTGCGCAGGCGCGCATCGCTGCTGGCGCTGGGGCTGGAAGGGGAGACGGCGCGGCGGCTGGGCGAGGACGCCATCCACGACACGGACTCGGAGGTCCGCGCGCTAGCCGCGCTGGCGCTGGGTGCCGGGCGTGGAGAGAACGCGCGGGCGCTGCTGCTGGAGGCGCTGGGTGACCGCGAGGTGCGCGTGCGCAAGGCGGCGGCGCAGAGCCTGTCCCGCATCCTCGGACAGGACGTGTCCGCGGTGGTGGCGCTGGAGGACACGCACCGGCGTCGGGAGATCCGCCGGCTGGCGACGCTGCCCGTGAAGCCCGTGCGCGCGACGTTGGAGGTGAAGGCCGTGGCGCCGGTGGTCGCGCAGCGGGCGAATGGCGCACAGGCCGTGGGTGTCGTCGCCCCACAGGTCATGAGCGCCGCGCAGCAGGTGAATGGCGTGCAGGCCGTGAACGTGGCGCCGGTGGCGGCGAACGCGGCGCAGCAGGCGAACCTGAACGCGGCGCCGGTGGCGGCGAACGCGGCGCAGCAGGTGCCCGCGCAGGTCCCGCCGCAGGCCATGAGCGCCGTTCAGCAGGTGAGCGCCGCGCGGCAGGCGGTGCTGGATGCCGCGCAGCAGGCCCTGACCATCGCCCAGGCGGCGAACGCGACGCAGCAGGCGAACGTGAACGCGGCGCAGGCGGCGGTGAACGTCGCACGGCAAGCGGTGGCGAATGCCTCCTCGCAGGCCGCGGTGGATGCCGCGCGGCACGCGGTGAACGGCGCGCAGGCGGCCGTCCCCGCGCTCGCGGTCGCCACCGTGGGCGTGGCTCGCGGCGCACCGTCCGTGATGCAGGGGGCCGTGCCCGCGCGGGCCGCGAATGGCGGGCCCGTCTCCTTCGCTTCGGCCCCCGCTCCGTCGCGGCCGGTCGCCTCCGTTCCCGCCGCGCCCCCGCCTGCTCAGGCCCCGTCGGTGCGCCTGACGCCCGTACAGGCCGCGCTGGTGGCCATGGGCGCGCCCCCGCCCACGCGGATTCCAGCGCCCCCCGTCACGCCGCCGGTTCCTCCGCGCCGGGGCCC